In Plantibacter sp. PA-3-X8, one DNA window encodes the following:
- a CDS encoding alpha/beta hydrolase — translation MTSVEELRLDPGILAWAGRIEQHAEQLPALRSSDLALRRQAARRLSDLLAEEFTEPAPPSVEITTSWIDGRAGRLELRRYRPEGLPSPAPTQLALHGGGFTSGTVHELLNDRLLAARAFAAGIQVVALGYRLAPEHPYPAAVDDTIHALQVLTSEAGPSRFDVDPGRLGIAGNSAGGGIAASAVLHLRDSGDLPLVHQALEVPAVSLTPSGDSATRYARGFGLDDAEALVPLYLGGPRAADAYASPLEADDLSDLPPTLIQVAEHDPLRDAGLAYGRRLVEAGVPTVTWIGRGHVHASGGLTAVMAGAREWQAVQATALREAYGTNPLVPEPIQPRRR, via the coding sequence GTGACGTCCGTGGAGGAGCTGCGGCTGGATCCGGGCATCCTCGCCTGGGCTGGGCGGATCGAGCAGCACGCGGAGCAGCTGCCGGCACTCCGTTCCTCGGACCTCGCCCTCCGTCGGCAGGCGGCGCGGCGGCTCTCCGATCTCCTGGCGGAGGAGTTCACCGAACCCGCGCCACCGTCGGTCGAGATCACCACGAGCTGGATCGACGGACGGGCCGGCCGGCTCGAGCTCCGCCGGTACCGCCCGGAAGGACTCCCGTCTCCGGCGCCGACCCAACTCGCGCTGCACGGCGGCGGCTTCACGTCCGGCACCGTCCACGAGCTCCTGAACGACCGACTGCTCGCCGCCCGGGCCTTCGCCGCCGGGATCCAGGTCGTCGCGCTCGGATACCGGCTCGCACCCGAGCACCCCTATCCGGCCGCCGTCGACGACACCATCCACGCCCTGCAGGTCCTGACCTCCGAAGCAGGCCCGAGCCGTTTCGACGTCGATCCAGGCCGCCTGGGCATCGCCGGCAACTCGGCGGGTGGCGGGATCGCGGCGAGCGCCGTCCTCCACCTGCGTGACTCGGGTGACCTCCCCCTCGTCCATCAGGCGCTCGAGGTCCCCGCGGTGTCGCTGACCCCGTCGGGCGACTCCGCCACACGGTACGCGCGCGGGTTCGGGCTGGACGACGCGGAGGCACTCGTGCCGCTGTACCTCGGCGGTCCGCGGGCGGCGGACGCCTATGCCTCCCCGCTCGAGGCCGACGACCTCTCGGACCTGCCGCCCACGCTGATCCAGGTCGCCGAGCACGACCCGCTCCGCGACGCGGGTCTGGCGTACGGACGCCGACTCGTGGAGGCGGGGGTCCCGACGGTGACGTGGATCGGGCGCGGCCACGTCCATGCGTCGGGTGGTCTCACGGCCGTCATGGCGGGCGCGAGGGAGTGGCAGGCGGTCCAGGCCACTGCGCTCCGTGAGGCCTACGGGACAAACCCGCTCGTACCCGAACCGATCCAGCCGAGGAGACGATGA
- a CDS encoding alpha/beta hydrolase: MARSKPTVDAFVTAITGRLAALQTPEPKDPVGRRAHAAAFDRVSSEALGTETLVAATEDHTVHVPGHPDARLRVYWPDQQRLPALADGVSGGRPVLVYFFGGGFTIAGIDWIGWDAGFRRRAREAGVIIVAGEYSLAPEVRYPAQPEQCWSVFEWAAEHARSLGGDPDRLAIGGASSGGNLAAAVTLMNRDRTKRPIRLQLLEAPALDLTRGHLDARGITQVPGAILRRLARQLVLQYLGPDRATQHEPYASPLLATDHRDLPPAVIYTAEMDPLRGDGEAYARVLSEAGVPVSCVRYIGQTHTSGGLTGHVPAADHLHRDVITTLRTLHEDPVSYGAPLREPAEASR, translated from the coding sequence ATGGCTCGGAGCAAGCCCACCGTCGACGCGTTCGTCACGGCGATCACCGGGCGTCTGGCAGCGCTGCAGACGCCCGAGCCGAAGGATCCCGTCGGGCGGCGAGCACACGCGGCCGCCTTCGACCGGGTGTCCTCCGAGGCGCTCGGCACCGAGACCCTCGTGGCAGCGACCGAGGACCACACCGTCCACGTGCCCGGCCACCCGGACGCACGGCTCCGCGTCTATTGGCCCGACCAGCAGCGACTCCCCGCCCTGGCCGACGGTGTGTCCGGTGGCCGGCCCGTCCTCGTGTACTTCTTCGGCGGTGGCTTCACGATCGCCGGGATCGACTGGATCGGTTGGGACGCCGGGTTCCGTCGCCGCGCCAGGGAGGCCGGTGTCATCATCGTCGCCGGCGAGTACTCCTTGGCCCCGGAGGTCCGGTACCCCGCACAGCCGGAGCAGTGCTGGTCCGTGTTCGAGTGGGCGGCCGAGCACGCGCGTTCACTCGGCGGTGACCCCGACCGACTCGCGATCGGCGGTGCATCATCGGGCGGGAACCTCGCCGCCGCCGTGACCCTCATGAACCGGGACCGCACCAAGCGGCCGATCCGGCTGCAGCTGCTCGAGGCTCCGGCGCTCGACCTGACGCGCGGACACCTCGACGCCCGCGGGATCACGCAGGTGCCGGGTGCCATCCTGCGTCGCCTCGCGCGCCAGCTCGTGCTCCAGTACCTGGGGCCGGACCGGGCGACGCAGCACGAACCGTACGCGTCGCCACTCCTCGCGACCGACCACCGGGATCTGCCACCGGCCGTCATCTACACGGCGGAGATGGACCCGCTCCGCGGAGACGGCGAGGCCTACGCCCGCGTGCTGAGCGAGGCCGGCGTGCCGGTGAGCTGCGTCCGGTACATCGGGCAGACGCACACCTCCGGCGGGCTGACCGGTCACGTCCCGGCCGCAGACCACCTGCACCGCGACGTCATCACGACCCTGCGGACGCTGCACGAGGACCCGGTGAGCTACGGCGCGCCGCTCCGCGAGCCGGCGGAGGCCTCGCGGTGA
- a CDS encoding LacI family DNA-binding transcriptional regulator: MYERPQKATIYAVAKRAGVSISTVSLAINHPQRVNEATRRSVIAAATELGYRGGAAASGAQRIAVAAPFSSYASYYRRLSGIMERAAMDSVEIVVHDLPSAAGSDNPVLDALPMRAGIDGIVVMGVPLSPAALESKALPGPPVVLVDVPDGAQRRLGLPSVLIDDERGGELIARHLAELGHERVVFLHEPQRSEEYVSAGMLRARGLGHLLSVSEAVADVASTDLVEAVGAALERAFQVDPETTAVVANHDELAAAAHRAFRVTGAHLPVGRSLVGYDDGPLASALDLTTVRQPFEESGYAALDLLLGRLSGEHARVSSVQLAPDLVVRGTTFRV; this comes from the coding sequence ATGTACGAGCGACCGCAGAAGGCGACGATCTACGCGGTGGCCAAGCGTGCCGGCGTGAGCATCTCGACCGTCTCCCTGGCCATCAACCACCCGCAGCGCGTGAACGAGGCGACGCGACGATCGGTCATCGCCGCAGCGACGGAGCTCGGTTACCGCGGTGGTGCCGCCGCGAGCGGTGCTCAGCGGATCGCCGTCGCTGCGCCGTTCTCGAGTTACGCCTCCTACTACCGGCGACTCTCGGGGATCATGGAGCGCGCCGCGATGGACTCGGTCGAGATCGTCGTGCACGACCTCCCCTCGGCGGCGGGGAGCGACAATCCCGTCCTCGACGCGCTGCCCATGCGAGCGGGGATCGACGGCATCGTGGTGATGGGCGTGCCGCTGTCACCGGCCGCGTTGGAGTCGAAGGCGCTCCCCGGCCCGCCCGTCGTCCTCGTCGACGTCCCGGACGGCGCGCAGCGGCGGCTCGGGCTGCCCTCCGTCCTCATCGACGACGAACGGGGTGGTGAACTCATCGCGCGACATCTCGCGGAGCTCGGTCACGAACGCGTGGTGTTCCTCCACGAGCCGCAACGCTCCGAGGAGTACGTGTCGGCCGGCATGCTGCGGGCGCGCGGCCTCGGTCACCTGCTCTCCGTCTCCGAGGCCGTGGCCGACGTCGCCTCGACAGACCTCGTCGAAGCCGTCGGTGCCGCGCTCGAGCGGGCGTTCCAGGTCGACCCGGAAACGACCGCCGTCGTCGCCAACCACGACGAGCTGGCCGCCGCCGCGCACCGGGCGTTCCGCGTCACCGGCGCGCACCTGCCCGTGGGACGCTCGCTCGTCGGCTACGACGACGGACCGCTGGCTTCCGCGCTCGACCTCACGACGGTCCGCCAGCCGTTCGAGGAGTCCGGGTACGCCGCGCTCGATCTCCTGCTCGGTCGCCTCTCGGGTGAGCACGCCCGCGTCTCATCGGTCCAGCTCGCACCCGACCTGGTCGTCCGAGGCACCACCTTCCGCGTCTGA
- a CDS encoding carbon starvation CstA family protein produces the protein MGNDAGRQDRARAGSKRDGALQPAGGGEAEPVLVQDPELPPTAVDEADLAPRWTPAKVILWVAIALLGGLAWTMLALVRGETVNAIWFVFAAVCTYLIAYRFYSKLIERKLLRPDDRRATPAEYLANGKDFVPTDRRVLYGHHFAAIAGAGPLVGPVLAAQMGYLPGTIWIIIGVILAGAVQDYLVLFFSMRRGGRSLGQMARDELGVIGGTAAIIATLAIMVIIVAILALVVVNALGESPWGVFSVSMTIPIALFMGVYLRFIRPGKITEISIIGFVLLMFAIVAGGWVAETEWGAAAFTLDRTVIAVGIIVYGFVAAILPVWLLLAPRDYLSTFMKIGTIVMLAGAIVLVRPEITVPAFSEFAGGDAGPVVSGSLFPFLFVTIACGALSGFHALIASGTTPKLIEKERQTRFIGYGGMLMESFVAIMALVAALSIDRGIYFAMNSSAAATGGTVEGAVAFVNSLGLAGVNLTPDVLTQTAANVGEESIVSRTGGAPTLALGLAHIMQQLIGGTSLMSFWYHFAIMFEALFILTAVDAGTRVARFMLQDTFGNIIPKFRDPDWRVGAWICTAVMVAAWGAILIMGVTDPLGGINTLFPLFGIANQLLAAIALAVCMAIVAKRGNFRWLWIVAVPLVFTAVVTITASMFKIFSPVPAVGYWAQNAAFREALAAGEDSFGNAPTRAAMEAVVRNTTVQGVLSILFVTLAIIVISFAILHTVRSFRSGGGPSSEDPALPSRRYAPSGLIATKAEKVLEREWSTVDADKRPARSGH, from the coding sequence ATGGGCAACGACGCCGGACGACAGGACCGAGCACGCGCAGGATCGAAGCGGGACGGAGCGCTGCAGCCCGCGGGTGGCGGGGAGGCGGAACCCGTCCTGGTCCAGGATCCGGAGCTGCCGCCCACGGCGGTCGACGAAGCCGACCTCGCCCCGAGATGGACCCCGGCGAAGGTGATCCTGTGGGTCGCCATCGCCTTGCTCGGCGGTCTCGCCTGGACGATGCTCGCCCTCGTCCGGGGTGAGACGGTCAACGCGATCTGGTTCGTCTTCGCGGCGGTCTGCACCTACCTCATCGCCTACCGCTTCTACTCGAAGCTCATCGAACGCAAGCTGCTGCGCCCCGACGACCGACGAGCCACCCCGGCCGAGTACCTCGCCAACGGCAAGGACTTCGTCCCCACCGACCGCCGGGTGCTGTACGGCCACCACTTCGCGGCGATCGCCGGAGCCGGTCCACTCGTCGGCCCGGTGCTCGCGGCACAGATGGGCTACCTGCCCGGCACCATCTGGATCATCATCGGCGTGATCCTGGCGGGTGCCGTGCAGGACTACCTCGTCCTCTTCTTCTCGATGCGCCGCGGCGGCCGCTCCCTCGGCCAGATGGCGCGCGACGAACTCGGCGTGATCGGCGGCACTGCGGCGATCATCGCGACGCTCGCGATCATGGTCATCATCGTCGCGATCCTCGCCCTCGTGGTCGTCAACGCGCTCGGCGAGAGCCCGTGGGGTGTCTTCAGCGTCTCCATGACGATCCCGATCGCACTCTTCATGGGCGTGTACCTGCGCTTCATCCGGCCGGGCAAGATCACCGAGATCTCGATCATCGGTTTCGTCCTCCTCATGTTCGCGATCGTGGCCGGCGGCTGGGTCGCCGAGACCGAGTGGGGCGCCGCGGCGTTCACCCTCGACCGCACGGTCATCGCCGTCGGGATCATCGTCTACGGCTTCGTCGCCGCGATCCTGCCGGTGTGGCTGCTCCTCGCACCACGCGACTACCTCTCCACGTTCATGAAGATCGGCACGATCGTCATGCTCGCGGGAGCGATCGTCCTCGTCCGCCCGGAGATCACGGTGCCGGCGTTCAGCGAGTTCGCCGGTGGCGACGCCGGCCCGGTCGTGAGCGGCTCGCTGTTCCCGTTCCTCTTCGTCACGATCGCGTGCGGCGCCCTCTCCGGCTTCCACGCGCTCATCGCGTCCGGCACCACGCCCAAGCTGATCGAGAAGGAGCGCCAGACCCGTTTCATCGGGTACGGCGGCATGCTCATGGAGTCGTTCGTCGCGATCATGGCCCTCGTCGCGGCACTGTCGATCGACCGCGGCATCTACTTCGCGATGAACTCCTCCGCAGCGGCCACTGGCGGCACCGTCGAGGGCGCGGTCGCCTTCGTGAACTCGCTCGGCCTCGCCGGGGTGAACCTCACGCCCGACGTGCTCACGCAGACGGCGGCGAACGTGGGGGAGGAGTCGATCGTCTCCCGCACCGGCGGTGCGCCGACGCTCGCCCTCGGCCTCGCGCACATCATGCAGCAACTCATCGGCGGCACGTCGCTCATGTCGTTCTGGTACCACTTCGCGATCATGTTCGAGGCGCTGTTCATCCTCACCGCGGTCGACGCCGGGACGCGCGTGGCACGCTTCATGCTGCAGGACACCTTCGGCAACATCATCCCGAAGTTCCGCGACCCGGACTGGCGGGTCGGAGCTTGGATCTGCACCGCGGTGATGGTGGCGGCGTGGGGAGCGATCCTCATCATGGGCGTCACCGATCCGCTCGGCGGCATCAACACCCTCTTCCCGCTGTTCGGCATCGCGAACCAGCTACTCGCCGCCATCGCGCTCGCCGTGTGCATGGCGATCGTGGCGAAACGCGGGAACTTCCGCTGGCTGTGGATCGTCGCCGTCCCGCTGGTGTTCACCGCCGTGGTGACGATCACCGCGTCGATGTTCAAGATCTTCTCGCCGGTGCCGGCCGTCGGCTACTGGGCGCAGAACGCGGCGTTCCGTGAGGCGCTCGCAGCGGGCGAGGACAGCTTCGGCAACGCACCGACGCGGGCGGCGATGGAGGCGGTCGTGCGGAACACCACCGTGCAGGGGGTGCTCTCGATCCTGTTCGTGACCCTCGCGATCATCGTCATCTCCTTCGCGATCCTCCACACCGTGCGGTCGTTCCGCTCGGGTGGCGGGCCGAGTTCGGAGGATCCGGCGCTGCCGTCGCGACGGTACGCGCCGTCGGGGCTCATCGCCACGAAGGCGGAGAAGGTGCTCGAGCGCGAGTGGTCGACCGTGGACGCCGACAAGCGACCCGCGCGGTCGGGGCACTGA
- a CDS encoding YbdD/YjiX family protein, translating to MAGLRRGWAALRWFVTSLMGDTAYATYVDHQRRVHPDAPVPDERTFWRERFAEQDRTPGSRCC from the coding sequence ATGGCCGGCTTGCGGCGGGGTTGGGCCGCGCTGCGGTGGTTCGTCACCTCGCTGATGGGCGACACCGCCTACGCCACCTACGTGGATCACCAGCGTCGCGTCCATCCCGACGCACCGGTCCCCGACGAGCGCACATTCTGGCGGGAGCGCTTCGCGGAGCAGGACCGGACGCCCGGCTCGCGCTGCTGCTGA
- a CDS encoding NYN domain-containing protein, translating to MPRPRARVYVDGFNLYRRLLTGRPHLKWLDLPKLSERLLPGYDIDLVRYFTAMLRPGMAIDPQTPVRQQMYLRAVRADPRVEVHLGTFRNDKRHMPLHPVTIDPVTGRHRTVAVRKLEEKGSDVNLASRMIADAHADTADLYVMLSNDSDLAGPISMLKHELGYRTGIIFPMPTARLSKELVKTAPDVIGTIEESDLSACQYPDQLTDAVGRFHRPPAWSTT from the coding sequence ATGCCACGACCCAGAGCGCGCGTCTACGTCGACGGCTTCAATCTCTACCGCCGATTGCTCACGGGCAGACCACACCTGAAGTGGCTGGACCTGCCGAAACTCTCCGAACGGCTCCTGCCTGGGTATGACATCGATCTGGTGCGCTACTTCACGGCGATGCTTCGGCCGGGAATGGCAATCGATCCTCAGACACCTGTGCGTCAGCAGATGTATCTGCGTGCGGTCCGGGCCGACCCTCGCGTCGAGGTCCATCTCGGGACGTTCCGCAACGACAAGCGTCACATGCCCCTCCACCCAGTGACCATCGACCCAGTGACGGGACGCCACAGGACCGTCGCCGTCCGCAAACTTGAGGAGAAGGGTTCGGACGTCAATCTGGCGTCAAGGATGATCGCCGACGCACACGCGGACACTGCCGACCTCTACGTCATGCTGTCGAACGACTCCGACCTGGCCGGGCCGATCTCGATGCTCAAGCACGAGCTCGGGTACCGGACTGGCATCATCTTTCCGATGCCGACCGCCCGCCTCTCGAAAGAACTGGTGAAGACGGCCCCTGATGTCATCGGCACCATTGAAGAATCCGACCTCAGCGCCTGTCAGTATCCCGACCAGCTCACCGATGCCGTGGGCAGATTCCATCGCCCGCCCGCTTGGTCGACCACTTAA
- the soxR gene encoding redox-sensitive transcriptional activator SoxR, translating into MHSPDELLSVGEMSRRTGVAVSALHYYERLGLIGSERTAGNQRRYPRHMLRRVALISVAKRLGIPLEDVAEAFADVPLSSTPSHEDWQRASRRWQKVLEQRRRGIEQLERELTGCIGCGCLSMKACTLLNPDDELGDTGTGARRIPV; encoded by the coding sequence GTGCACAGTCCGGACGAGTTGCTCAGTGTCGGCGAGATGAGTCGTCGCACCGGCGTCGCGGTGTCGGCGCTGCACTACTACGAGCGGCTCGGCCTCATCGGTTCCGAGCGGACCGCCGGCAACCAGCGGCGATACCCCCGGCACATGCTGCGTCGCGTCGCGCTCATCTCGGTCGCGAAGCGCCTCGGTATCCCGCTCGAAGACGTGGCGGAGGCGTTCGCCGACGTGCCGCTCTCCAGCACCCCGAGTCACGAGGACTGGCAGCGTGCCTCCCGCCGCTGGCAGAAGGTCCTCGAACAGCGTCGGCGCGGGATCGAGCAACTCGAACGCGAGCTCACCGGCTGCATCGGCTGCGGCTGCCTCTCGATGAAGGCGTGCACGCTCCTCAACCCCGATGACGAGCTCGGCGACACCGGCACCGGCGCGAGGCGCATCCCGGTCTGA
- a CDS encoding MmcQ/YjbR family DNA-binding protein: MHGSELQDRAARRADELPGAELTHPFGEEWDVYKVRGKVFMLQTGATGEPIVTLKARPEDSHSLREAFPDIIPGYHMNKRHWISLKPDGELEPAFVDDLVTESYLLVVEGLPKRLRPVDPATFGQRHDG, from the coding sequence ATGCACGGCTCGGAGCTGCAGGACCGGGCGGCCCGCCGCGCCGACGAACTCCCCGGTGCGGAGCTGACGCACCCGTTCGGCGAGGAGTGGGACGTCTACAAGGTCCGCGGCAAGGTCTTCATGCTGCAGACGGGGGCGACGGGCGAACCCATCGTCACCCTGAAGGCGAGGCCCGAGGACAGTCACAGTCTGCGCGAGGCCTTCCCCGACATCATCCCCGGATATCACATGAACAAACGGCACTGGATCTCGCTCAAGCCGGACGGCGAGCTCGAACCGGCGTTCGTCGACGACCTCGTCACGGAGTCGTACCTGCTCGTCGTCGAGGGGCTGCCGAAGCGACTGCGCCCGGTCGATCCCGCCACGTTCGGACAACGCCACGACGGCTGA
- a CDS encoding MBL fold metallo-hydrolase, which translates to MSQIDAMPNGTTRSTTVTDRVHLVQGPSVNWIIVEGDLGPVLIDTGYPGDGAAVTATLGALGYAVEDVQAILLTHGHSDHIGNATFIAGLAECDILASRDEIPNVRREVLEQVGLADVQPHLERPGVAAWVSHAVEAGGLEVVPPTSVTAIEDVPELRATLGVAVRPLPLPGHTRGHLGFLLVEHGVLVAGDALVTAHPTSPHGGPQLLPEMFHGDLQRARQSLTTLAGLPASVVLPGHGPAFFGSPAQAAAEALAFGSAF; encoded by the coding sequence ATGTCCCAGATCGACGCCATGCCGAACGGCACCACCCGCAGCACCACGGTCACGGATCGGGTACACCTCGTGCAGGGTCCGTCCGTCAACTGGATCATCGTCGAGGGCGACCTCGGGCCGGTCCTCATCGACACCGGCTACCCCGGCGACGGCGCGGCCGTCACCGCGACCCTCGGCGCGCTCGGCTACGCGGTCGAGGACGTGCAGGCGATCCTCCTCACCCACGGACACAGCGACCACATCGGCAACGCGACGTTCATCGCCGGGTTGGCGGAGTGTGACATCCTCGCGTCCCGCGACGAGATCCCCAACGTCCGCCGGGAGGTGCTCGAGCAGGTCGGACTCGCCGACGTGCAGCCGCATCTGGAACGTCCCGGGGTCGCCGCCTGGGTCAGCCATGCCGTCGAGGCCGGCGGACTCGAGGTCGTGCCGCCGACGTCGGTCACCGCGATCGAGGACGTGCCCGAGCTCCGCGCGACCCTCGGTGTCGCGGTCCGCCCGCTCCCCCTCCCCGGCCACACGCGCGGGCACCTCGGATTCCTCCTCGTCGAGCACGGCGTCCTCGTCGCGGGCGACGCACTCGTCACCGCGCACCCCACCAGCCCGCACGGCGGCCCGCAGTTGCTCCCCGAGATGTTCCACGGCGATCTCCAGCGCGCCCGCCAGTCGTTGACCACGCTGGCCGGACTCCCGGCCTCCGTCGTGCTGCCGGGACACGGCCCGGCGTTCTTCGGCTCGCCGGCGCAGGCAGCGGCCGAAGCCCTCGCCTTCGGGAGTGCGTTCTGA
- a CDS encoding TetR/AcrR family transcriptional regulator — protein MSGLRQYAMNQVRDEIIDAAGLEFGRNGYAGTSFSGIASVMGKPKSVIGYHLFPSKRSLAHAVIAEQDERWQAADARIGVPYGALRWVTMILASAQEAQRSRIAMGAIRLLHELPRMDDPVYTVFDWRAYTRTNLRMEAAAHDLDLPDLDGVADVLLDACFGLVTTTVGDDDAAELSERLITLIRPILATVDPAGAAATTTAAAAAHELVAGPAEH, from the coding sequence GTGAGCGGTCTGCGCCAGTACGCGATGAACCAGGTCCGCGACGAGATCATCGACGCCGCCGGGCTCGAGTTCGGCCGGAACGGCTACGCCGGGACGTCGTTCTCCGGCATCGCGTCCGTCATGGGCAAGCCGAAATCGGTCATCGGGTACCACCTGTTCCCGTCGAAGCGGAGTCTCGCGCACGCGGTGATCGCCGAGCAGGACGAGCGGTGGCAGGCGGCGGACGCGCGGATCGGGGTGCCCTACGGCGCACTCCGCTGGGTGACGATGATCCTCGCCTCGGCGCAGGAAGCGCAGCGATCCCGCATCGCGATGGGCGCCATCCGGCTCCTGCATGAACTGCCACGGATGGACGACCCGGTCTACACGGTGTTCGACTGGCGGGCATACACCCGCACGAACCTCCGCATGGAGGCCGCAGCGCACGATCTCGACCTCCCGGACCTCGACGGCGTCGCAGACGTCCTGCTCGACGCCTGCTTCGGACTCGTCACCACGACGGTCGGCGACGACGATGCGGCCGAGCTCAGCGAGCGACTGATCACGCTGATCCGGCCGATCCTCGCGACCGTCGACCCCGCCGGCGCTGCAGCCACGACGACCGCCGCAGCGGCCGCTCATGAGCTCGTCGCCGGACCGGCCGAGCACTGA
- a CDS encoding type II toxin-antitoxin system HicA family toxin — protein sequence MVKPMRYKAIVALLRDAGFAPRQGKGDHENWSNGPFRVTITQARDVSPGLVRKVLQTIEASRKDESKR from the coding sequence ATGGTCAAGCCGATGAGGTACAAGGCGATAGTCGCTCTGCTGCGGGACGCGGGGTTCGCGCCACGACAGGGGAAGGGCGACCATGAGAACTGGTCGAACGGCCCGTTCCGTGTCACCATCACTCAGGCGAGGGACGTGTCGCCGGGTCTGGTTCGGAAGGTGTTGCAGACGATCGAGGCATCGAGGAAGGACGAGTCGAAGCGATGA
- a CDS encoding antitoxin HicB — protein sequence MNITAMAYKWEHGWELHLDGEPVSQVATLDKAEQQIRDYLDTDDPGVDHSGWVVTVIPEIGALYDEVVAARSATEEATAASAAAAARARAAARHLREAGFSVTDSAAILGVSRGRVSQLVAR from the coding sequence ATGAACATCACAGCGATGGCGTACAAGTGGGAACACGGTTGGGAACTTCACCTCGATGGTGAGCCGGTCAGCCAGGTCGCAACGCTCGACAAGGCCGAGCAGCAGATCCGCGACTATCTCGACACCGACGACCCCGGCGTTGATCACAGCGGGTGGGTGGTGACCGTGATTCCTGAAATCGGTGCCCTCTATGACGAGGTCGTCGCCGCGCGTTCCGCTACCGAGGAAGCGACGGCAGCGTCCGCCGCGGCGGCAGCCCGCGCACGTGCAGCGGCTCGGCATCTTCGCGAAGCGGGATTCTCCGTGACGGACTCCGCCGCGATCCTCGGCGTCTCGCGAGGCCGCGTGTCTCAGCTCGTCGCACGCTGA
- a CDS encoding CPBP family intramembrane glutamic endopeptidase has protein sequence MRVTPRVWIGLAIYVGYVAVIFVVSKLSGVAYTEIGTSAEFTWRGAVLDLAVGAVLLTITTWLLGWWRPALFERRRSHHKWPIFVPALMLVVAVANLVNTDWSRFDPSFLLSLLALGLAVGFCEELMSRGLLLTAFRSRLSEVWVWLLTSLLFGAMHLVNAALGAPFLNTLGQVVLAAMSGTCFYIVRRVTGSLIWAMALHGIWDVAAFSVGFAPLGTPWAAYLTPVIGILAVAVVYWVIKRTDERQAGSRTDATPALS, from the coding sequence ATGCGCGTCACCCCTCGTGTCTGGATTGGCCTGGCGATCTACGTCGGTTACGTCGCCGTCATCTTCGTCGTATCGAAGCTCAGTGGGGTGGCGTACACCGAGATCGGGACGTCCGCAGAGTTCACGTGGCGAGGGGCGGTGCTCGACCTGGCGGTCGGTGCGGTGCTACTGACCATCACCACCTGGCTGTTGGGGTGGTGGAGGCCTGCCCTGTTCGAGCGGAGACGCTCCCACCACAAGTGGCCGATCTTCGTCCCCGCGCTCATGCTGGTCGTCGCCGTGGCGAACTTGGTCAACACCGACTGGTCGAGGTTCGACCCGTCGTTCCTCCTCTCCCTGCTCGCGCTGGGCCTGGCGGTCGGGTTCTGTGAGGAGCTGATGTCGCGCGGTCTGCTGCTGACGGCGTTCCGCTCACGTCTTTCCGAAGTGTGGGTGTGGCTGCTGACCTCCCTGCTCTTCGGAGCCATGCATCTGGTCAATGCAGCACTCGGCGCTCCATTCCTCAACACGCTCGGACAAGTGGTCCTCGCCGCGATGTCGGGCACCTGCTTTTACATCGTGCGGCGGGTGACCGGCTCCCTCATCTGGGCGATGGCGTTGCACGGCATCTGGGACGTCGCCGCGTTCTCGGTGGGCTTCGCCCCGCTCGGCACGCCCTGGGCGGCCTATCTGACGCCGGTCATCGGTATCCTCGCCGTCGCGGTCGTGTACTGGGTGATCAAGAGGACAGACGAGCGGCAGGCCGGATCCCGAACGGACGCGACACCCGCCCTGAGCTGA